GATTGGCCCGCCTCCAAGCCATAATGGCCGGGCAGAATCGATTCGGGCACGATGCCGCACAGGCCGGGGATATCCGGCATCGGCTGACCAAGCGGACTGACCGCGAGGTCGCAACTCGATGTGCCCAGTGCGCGCACCAGCACGCCCGGCTGAATCCCGGAGCCGACGCCGCCCAGGTGCGCGTCGAACGCGCCGACTGCCACAGGAATGCCGGCGCTCAGGCCCGTCTTCGCGGCCCACTCCGCCGTCAACCCGCCCGCGGTGTCCGCAATGGTAAAGCACTTGTCCGGCAGCGTCTCGCGCAGCCGCGCCAGCCCCGGGTCGAGTTTCGCGAGGAACGCCGCGTCGGGATAGCCGCCCCACGACGGGTGATAACTCGCCTTGTGGCCCGCGGCGCACACGCAGCGCTTCACCCGCGACGGCGGCGTTGTCCCGGTGAGCACCGCGGGAATCCAGTCCGCGCACTCGACCCAGGTATGCGCCGCGGCGAAGACCTTCGGCGATGTGCGCAGGCAGTGCAGCGTCTTCGACCAGAACCATTCGGATGAATAGGTGCCGCCACACTTGAGCAGGTATTCCGGGCGCAGTTCCCGCGCAAGGTTCGTGAATGCCTCCGCCTCTTCGATGGACGTGTGGTCCTTCCACAACCAGGCCATCGCGGCGAGGTCGTTCTCAAATTCAGGCTGGAAGGCAAGAGGTGTGCCCGACGCATCCACCGGAATCGGCGTACTGCCCGTCGTATCCACGCCGATGCCGACCACGTCCGCGGGCGTGAATCCCGCGTAGGCACGCGCCTGTTCCAGCGTGTCCTGCAGCACGCGCTCAATGCCCGCCACGTAATCCCGCGGATGCTGCCGCGCGAGATTCGGGTCCTTCGCATCCAGCAGGATGCCCGCGTCCCCGTGCGGGAATCCCCACACCGTCGTGGCGATCTCTTCGCCTGTCTGCACGTCCACAAGCAGCGCCCGCACCGAATTCGTGCCGAAATCCAGACCGATGGCGTACTTCCCGCTCATTTCGCGTGTTTCCTCCCTGCCGCGCGCAACCGTTTCGCTCAACCCCAAGCGAACCACAGGCTGATTTTATGCCAGACCCTGCCCTGCTGCAACCTTGGTGCACGTGGCATACGGCCGGGCCTGAAACCGGCGAGGAACGTGCGGAGTCCGATGAACAAGTCATGGTTCCGTCCCATTGCGGAAAGGGGAAAGCATGTCCGTTCGCTTCAAGCGCGTTTTGTACCGTTGCCTGCTGTTCGGCATGCTGGGCATGCTGTTCGAGGTGTGCGCCATGGCGTGGCAGGTGGGCTGGGAAGGGAACCTGAGCCTGCGCGGCGCGTCGTCGCCGTGGATGCTTCCGATCTATGGTCTCATCGGCGTGGTCCTCGAACCCGTATCCGCGCCGCTGGTCCGGCGGCGCGTGCCGCTGGTGCTGCGCGCGGCGGTGTATATGGTGCTCATCTTCGCGGTCGAATACGTCAGCGGCATGATGCTGTTTGCGGCGGGGATCAACAAAGCGGGCGTCGATAACATGCACACGGTCTGGGACTATCATTGGGCGCGTTATCACCTGCACGGACAGATCGCTCTTGAACTTGCGCCCACGTGGTATGTGCTGGGCCTGACGCTCGAATTCCTTTACAGGCGGGTCGATGCTTGCGCCGCGGCGCTCGCGCTGAAGCTGCGCGGCGATGCGCTGTTCGCCGGTTACGCCGCCGGGAAACGGGAGACCGCGGAATGTCCTTGAATGCGCGGCGGATGTTGACCCGGTTCGTCATTTTCGGCGTGCTCGGCCTCGCCTTTGAAGTCTTCGGCACGGGCCTGGGCCAGTTGCGGCACGGCCATATCGTGATGCGCGGGTACTCGTCGCCGTGGATGATCCCGGTATACGGAATGCTCGGCGTCGTCTTCTGGCCGATCGCCGCGCGCCTGCGCGCGGCGCGTATTCCGCTGCCCTTGCGCGCTGTGGTCTACATGCTCGGCATCTTTGCCGTCGAGTTCGTTTCCGGCATGGTCTTCCTCGCCGTCGGCCTCAACCGGTTCAACGCGGACCGCAACCACGCGGTCTGGGACTACACGGGCGAGCCGTATTCGCTCTACGGGCAGATTTCGGCGCGGTTCATTCCGGCGTGGTATTTTCTCGGCCTTATCGCGGAGCGCGCGTATCTCTGGGTGGATACGTGGGCGACGGCGCTCGCGCTCGGCAAGCGCGCGGAACAGCTCCTGCCGCGAGAGACGGAAGCACATAAGTCCGGTTGAGCCGGCATTACGCCCCGCGTTGTCCGATGACGCGGGCCGGCGCGCCCACAGCGATAGCCTCGGCGGGTATCTCGCCCGTCACCACGCTCCCCGCGCCTATTACCGCGCCCGCGCCGATATGCGCGCCGTCCAGCACCGTTGCTCCGACGCCCAGCCAGACGCCGTCTTCGACCGTGATCCCGCCCTTGGTCTTCAGCGGCTGCTCCATGATCGGTTTCCCCGCGGCGAAGCAATGGTCGTACGAA
The sequence above is drawn from the Candidatus Hydrogenedentota bacterium genome and encodes:
- a CDS encoding ribulokinase, translated to MSGKYAIGLDFGTNSVRALLVDVQTGEEIATTVWGFPHGDAGILLDAKDPNLARQHPRDYVAGIERVLQDTLEQARAYAGFTPADVVGIGVDTTGSTPIPVDASGTPLAFQPEFENDLAAMAWLWKDHTSIEEAEAFTNLARELRPEYLLKCGGTYSSEWFWSKTLHCLRTSPKVFAAAHTWVECADWIPAVLTGTTPPSRVKRCVCAAGHKASYHPSWGGYPDAAFLAKLDPGLARLRETLPDKCFTIADTAGGLTAEWAAKTGLSAGIPVAVGAFDAHLGGVGSGIQPGVLVRALGTSSCDLAVSPLGQPMPDIPGLCGIVPESILPGHYGLEAGQSAVGDIFNWFVNYMQPGGPEKGSHEALTRGAAALKPGESGLLALDWHNGNRTVLVDPRLTGGVIGLTLHTRAEEIYRALMEATAFGARIILERFAEYGVKIERVINCGGIPVKNPLVMQIYADVMNRTMEVSRSEQTCALGAAMAGAVVAGPAAGGHADFAEAAGAMTAVRDKKYAPDAKNHKVYERLFAQYKKLHDSLGTRAYAENLFGVMKELLVLREETR